In the genome of Porphyrobacter sp. ULC335, one region contains:
- a CDS encoding DUF2846 domain-containing protein — protein sequence MKKLLAAAMIAATAPIALTAMAPAAFAEEKAEGELKIPPPPPGKGQILFYRTGGISGAALGCAVFDVGAEDKLSSLGSGKYFILVSDPGPRSFTVKSLETKDAITLEIEEGETQFVRCKIKTGFMSGRADIAPSTETEFRAKHKNPKLVDAEDMSEAVKATNYP from the coding sequence GTGAAGAAACTGCTTGCTGCTGCCATGATCGCCGCTACCGCGCCGATTGCGCTGACCGCCATGGCGCCCGCCGCTTTCGCCGAGGAAAAGGCCGAAGGCGAACTCAAGATCCCGCCGCCGCCGCCCGGCAAGGGGCAAATTCTGTTCTACCGCACCGGCGGCATCAGCGGCGCAGCCCTGGGCTGCGCGGTCTTCGATGTTGGGGCCGAGGACAAGCTCAGCTCGCTGGGGTCGGGCAAGTATTTCATCCTCGTCTCGGACCCGGGCCCGCGCAGCTTCACCGTCAAGTCGCTGGAAACCAAAGATGCCATTACCCTCGAAATCGAGGAAGGTGAGACCCAGTTCGTCCGCTGCAAGATTAAGACCGGCTTCATGTCTGGCCGCGCCGACATCGCGCCCAGCACCGAGACCGAGTTCCGCGCCAAGCACAAGAACCCCAAGCTGGTCGATGCCGAGGACATGTCCGAAGCGGTCAAGGCGACGAACTATCCCTGA
- the cobT gene encoding cobaltochelatase subunit CobT has product MADQSPLDLFKQALTGASRAIARDAEVEVAWSADVPGAAGNRFRVPLPGRDLPADQVTEARGFADSFALKLRHHNAALHAKSAPPEPIARACYDAIEQVRYEALGANRFGGIRANLDAATEMRTAGDKIVRAQNSSEVPLQTALALLVREALTGEAIPAKAQGGIELVRDFLEEKVGKDFGALAEKLADQEAFQKLALDMLRELDLTRPTDNPDQSDTDDADDDDAPSDDDQGEDDNQGEGDPQSAEMAGEMAEGEGDGEQSSDAETDSDMSEGEPGEEGDASNAPVRPNRPQAEVPASVDYKAFTTKFDEEVAAPDLCDAEELDRLRAYLDSQLTGLQGVVTRLANRLQRRLMAQQNRSWDFDMEEGVLDAARLARVIISPGTALSYKVERDVEFKDTVVTLLIDNSGSMRGRPISIAAISADILARTLERCGVKTEILGFTTRAWKGGQSREAWLADGKPQNPGRLNDLRHIIYKQADEPWRRARRNLGLMMREGLLKENIDGEALIWAHSRLLYRPEERRILMVISDGAPVDDSTLSVNSAGYLEAHLRSVIEWIEKVSPVQLVAIGIGHDVTRYYRRAVTIMDVEQLGGTIMEQLAELFEDEKGGGKR; this is encoded by the coding sequence ATGGCCGACCAGTCCCCGCTCGATCTGTTCAAACAGGCGCTCACCGGCGCGTCGCGGGCGATTGCGCGCGATGCGGAGGTCGAGGTTGCGTGGAGCGCGGATGTGCCGGGTGCGGCGGGCAACCGTTTCCGCGTGCCGCTGCCGGGGCGCGATCTTCCCGCCGATCAGGTGACCGAAGCGCGGGGCTTTGCGGATTCGTTCGCGCTGAAGCTGCGCCACCACAATGCCGCGCTGCACGCCAAGTCTGCCCCGCCTGAACCGATCGCGCGCGCCTGTTACGACGCGATCGAGCAGGTGCGGTACGAGGCGCTGGGCGCGAACCGCTTTGGCGGGATCCGAGCCAATCTCGACGCGGCGACCGAAATGCGCACCGCAGGCGACAAGATCGTGCGCGCGCAGAACTCTTCCGAAGTGCCGCTCCAAACCGCGCTCGCCCTGTTGGTGCGCGAGGCGCTGACGGGGGAGGCTATCCCCGCCAAGGCGCAGGGCGGGATCGAGCTGGTGCGCGATTTCCTTGAAGAGAAAGTCGGTAAGGATTTCGGCGCGCTGGCGGAAAAGCTCGCCGATCAGGAGGCGTTCCAGAAGCTCGCGCTCGACATGCTGCGCGAACTCGATCTGACCCGCCCGACCGATAACCCCGACCAGAGCGACACCGACGACGCCGATGATGACGACGCGCCCAGCGACGATGATCAGGGCGAGGACGACAATCAGGGCGAGGGCGATCCGCAGTCCGCCGAAATGGCCGGCGAAATGGCCGAAGGCGAGGGTGACGGCGAGCAATCCTCCGACGCCGAGACCGATAGCGACATGTCCGAAGGCGAACCGGGCGAGGAAGGCGACGCCTCCAACGCCCCCGTACGCCCCAACCGCCCGCAGGCCGAAGTGCCCGCCAGCGTCGACTACAAGGCCTTCACCACGAAGTTCGATGAGGAAGTCGCGGCGCCCGATCTGTGCGATGCCGAAGAACTCGACCGGCTGCGCGCCTATCTCGATAGCCAGCTGACCGGATTGCAGGGCGTGGTGACGCGCCTTGCCAACCGGCTCCAGCGGCGGCTTATGGCGCAGCAGAACCGCAGCTGGGATTTCGACATGGAGGAAGGCGTGCTCGATGCCGCGCGCCTCGCCCGCGTGATCATCTCGCCCGGCACGGCCTTGAGCTACAAGGTCGAACGCGATGTCGAGTTCAAGGACACGGTCGTCACCCTGCTGATCGACAATTCAGGCTCGATGCGCGGACGGCCGATCAGCATTGCTGCGATCAGCGCCGACATTCTCGCGCGCACGCTGGAACGCTGCGGCGTGAAGACCGAGATCCTCGGCTTCACCACCCGCGCATGGAAGGGCGGGCAGAGCCGCGAGGCCTGGCTCGCCGATGGCAAGCCGCAGAACCCGGGCCGCCTCAACGATCTCAGGCATATCATCTACAAGCAGGCCGACGAACCGTGGCGCCGTGCGCGCCGCAATCTCGGCCTGATGATGCGCGAAGGCCTGCTCAAGGAAAACATCGACGGCGAGGCGCTGATCTGGGCGCACAGCCGCCTGCTCTACCGCCCCGAAGAACGCCGCATCCTGATGGTGATTTCCGACGGCGCGCCGGTGGACGATTCGACGCTGTCGGTGAACTCGGCGGGCTATCTCGAGGCGCACCTGCGCAGCGTGATCGAGTGGATCGAGAAGGTCTCCCCCGTCCAGCTGGTCGCCATCGGCATCGGCCACGATGTGACGCGCTATTATCGCCGCGCGGTGACGATCATGGACGTCGAGCAACTCGGCGGGACGATCATGGAGCAGCTCGCGGAGTTGTTTGAAGATGAGAAGGGTGGCGGGAAGCGCTGA
- the fsa gene encoding fructose-6-phosphate aldolase, translating to MKFFVDTAEIEPIRELAATGLLDGVTTNPSLIAKSGRDFMEVTKEICALVDGPVSAEVVALDHATMMKEAEVLRRIADNVCIKVPLTVDGLKTCKALTSEGTMVNVTLCFSANQALLAAKAGASFISPFVGRHDDNGFDGMDLIEDIRLIYDNYNFATEILVASVRHTTHVLQAAKIGADVMTAPPKVIHDLFKHVLTDKGIEGFMADWAKTGQSIL from the coding sequence ATGAAATTCTTCGTCGACACCGCCGAGATCGAACCGATCCGCGAACTCGCCGCCACCGGCCTGCTCGACGGGGTGACCACCAACCCCTCGCTGATCGCCAAGTCGGGGCGAGATTTCATGGAAGTGACCAAGGAAATCTGCGCGCTCGTCGATGGTCCGGTCAGCGCCGAAGTGGTCGCGCTCGACCACGCGACCATGATGAAAGAGGCCGAAGTCCTGCGCAGAATCGCGGACAATGTCTGCATCAAGGTGCCGCTGACGGTGGATGGTCTGAAGACCTGCAAGGCGCTGACCAGCGAAGGCACGATGGTCAATGTCACGTTGTGCTTCTCGGCCAATCAGGCGCTGCTGGCGGCCAAGGCGGGGGCGAGCTTCATTTCGCCTTTCGTCGGGCGGCATGATGATAACGGCTTTGACGGGATGGACCTGATCGAGGACATCCGCCTGATCTACGACAACTACAATTTCGCCACTGAAATCCTTGTCGCCAGCGTGCGCCACACCACCCACGTGCTGCAGGCTGCGAAGATCGGTGCCGACGTGATGACCGCGCCGCCCAAGGTCATCCACGACCTTTTCAAGCACGTACTCACCGACAAGGGCATCGAAGGCTTCATGGCCGATTGGGCCAAGACCGGGCAGAGCATCCTCTGA
- a CDS encoding DUF2490 domain-containing protein — protein sequence MNRMPLRIATLLAATLAAWQPSKAQAGEEDTQFWLNAIATGKIGEDTTLTIDATQRWRGADEVGADQQTIRVALDQQVADRTRIGGGIMLFDTAGLTEIRTHQQVTFTLGRVEARTRLEERFFDGADRMELRLRQRVTYNQPLAKDWRAVAGVEWLGIVQSRSRDEGTSTEQWRFQTSLVHRVNERLDVGAIYWMVVFPRGDQPARTSHIPQAVITYRF from the coding sequence ATGAATCGGATGCCTTTGCGAATTGCGACGCTGCTTGCCGCCACGCTGGCAGCTTGGCAACCGTCGAAAGCGCAAGCCGGGGAAGAAGACACGCAATTCTGGCTCAACGCCATTGCCACCGGCAAGATCGGCGAGGACACCACACTCACCATCGATGCCACGCAAAGGTGGCGCGGCGCGGACGAAGTGGGTGCCGATCAGCAGACCATCCGCGTCGCTCTCGACCAGCAAGTTGCCGATCGAACCCGCATCGGCGGCGGGATCATGCTGTTCGACACGGCCGGGCTGACCGAAATCCGCACCCACCAGCAAGTCACGTTCACACTTGGCCGGGTGGAAGCGCGCACCCGCCTGGAAGAGCGCTTCTTCGACGGTGCTGACCGGATGGAGCTGCGCCTGCGCCAGCGTGTCACCTACAATCAACCGCTGGCAAAAGATTGGCGCGCGGTGGCCGGTGTCGAATGGCTCGGCATCGTCCAGTCGCGCAGCCGCGACGAAGGAACCTCGACCGAACAGTGGCGGTTCCAGACGAGCCTTGTCCACCGCGTCAACGAACGACTGGATGTCGGCGCGATCTACTGGATGGTGGTCTTCCCGCGCGGCGATCAGCCGGCACGCACCAGCCATATTCCGCAGGCGGTGATAACCTACCGCTTCTAG
- a CDS encoding DUF4197 domain-containing protein has translation MTAIVTTLSTRRSLLAGAAGAGALLLLPGCASMGGGFSMVEAVRRLLLLASENAFARLTEPGGFWDEQVARIGLDSVLGARGDVLSRVLTSQLFKERLEERFAGFAIDASFRAAPVVTDAIQIIGFENAIALVRGGPDAASSYLRAEVGTALLDAVVPELGEAIRVSRDPLVGQALSALTGVDVSGVADRLGREVDDAIWGEIAREEAAIRANPEATRDPMLIGVFGLGSRV, from the coding sequence ATGACCGCAATTGTCACCACCCTATCGACCCGCCGCAGCCTGTTGGCCGGAGCAGCGGGGGCAGGCGCGCTGTTGTTGCTGCCCGGATGCGCCAGCATGGGCGGAGGCTTTTCCATGGTCGAGGCCGTGCGCCGCCTGCTGCTGCTCGCTTCCGAAAACGCCTTTGCACGCCTGACCGAGCCGGGCGGTTTCTGGGACGAGCAGGTGGCGCGCATCGGGCTCGATAGTGTGCTGGGTGCGCGCGGCGATGTGCTGTCACGCGTCCTCACTTCGCAGCTGTTCAAGGAGCGGCTGGAAGAACGCTTTGCCGGTTTCGCCATCGATGCCAGCTTCCGCGCTGCGCCGGTGGTGACCGATGCGATCCAGATCATCGGCTTCGAGAATGCGATTGCGCTTGTGCGCGGCGGTCCGGATGCGGCGAGCAGCTACCTGCGCGCGGAAGTCGGCACCGCGCTGCTCGATGCGGTCGTGCCCGAACTGGGCGAGGCGATCCGTGTCAGCCGCGATCCGCTGGTCGGGCAGGCGCTGTCGGCATTGACCGGGGTCGATGTTTCCGGCGTGGCCGACCGGCTGGGCCGCGAGGTCGATGACGCCATCTGGGGCGAAATCGCGCGCGAGGAAGCCGCCATCCGCGCCAACCCCGAGGCGACGCGCGATCCGATGCTGATCGGCGTGTTCGGGCTGGGCAGCCGGGTCTAG
- a CDS encoding primosomal protein N' has translation MNRIRLLVLNAALGPLDYRLPEGVSAPAGSVVVAPLGPRKVTGIVWDEGRLPGDEIAFERLRPILEVLPVPPLPAPLRRLIEWTADYYCAPLASVARMALASGGALGGPATMTEYRLTGAEIAGRLTAQRKAALEALAGEQGTMRELAAIAGVSEGVLRGMAGAGLLGPVTVNIDRPYPPADPDFHQPDLSEAQAEVAGTLVDAVTARAFAPFLLDGVTGSGKTETYFEPVAEALRLGRQVLVLLPEIALTENFLARFAARFGAAPVLWHSSLRSTERRRAWRAIADGSAQVVVGARSALFLPYANLGLIVVDEAHEISFKQDDGVRYNARDVSVMRARFEKVPVILASATPALESLHMADIGVYTKLDLPARFGGASLPSVRLINLTEEKPGSQRWLAGPLVDALRDRLDKGEQSLLFLNRRGYAPLTLCRNCGHRFKCPSCSAWLVEHRLSARLACHHCGFETRVPEACPECGESDCLVACGPGVERIAAEVADLFPGARVVVATSDTLNTPDRAAEFIAMAEGRAIDIIIGTQLVTKGFHFPELTLVGVVDADLGLEGGDLRAGERTYAQIAQVAGRAGRGAKAGEVLIQTRHPDAPVIAALADGDRDAFYAAETQGRRDAGAPPFGRWAAIILSSEDEKEAREAAVRLGDVRPRLADVQILGPAPAPLALLRGRYRYRFLVNAKRSANLQAVLRDWIAGVNFAPGVRVGVDIDPYSFV, from the coding sequence ATGAACCGTATTCGCCTGCTTGTCCTCAACGCCGCGCTCGGCCCGCTGGATTACCGGCTGCCCGAAGGGGTGAGCGCGCCTGCGGGAAGCGTGGTCGTCGCTCCGTTGGGGCCGCGCAAGGTCACCGGGATCGTGTGGGACGAAGGCCGCTTGCCGGGCGACGAGATCGCCTTTGAACGCCTGCGCCCGATCCTGGAGGTGCTGCCGGTGCCGCCGCTGCCCGCGCCCTTGCGGCGGCTGATCGAGTGGACAGCGGATTATTACTGCGCGCCCCTCGCCAGCGTTGCGCGGATGGCACTGGCGAGCGGCGGGGCGCTGGGCGGTCCGGCGACAATGACCGAGTACCGGCTGACCGGAGCCGAGATTGCGGGCCGCCTCACCGCGCAGCGCAAGGCCGCGCTGGAGGCGCTCGCGGGCGAACAGGGCACGATGCGCGAGCTGGCGGCCATCGCGGGCGTATCCGAAGGCGTGCTGCGCGGCATGGCGGGCGCGGGGTTGCTGGGGCCGGTGACGGTCAATATCGACCGCCCCTACCCGCCCGCCGATCCCGATTTCCACCAACCCGATCTGTCGGAAGCGCAGGCCGAGGTCGCAGGCACGCTGGTCGATGCCGTAACAGCGCGCGCCTTTGCCCCCTTCCTGCTCGACGGGGTGACCGGATCGGGCAAGACCGAAACCTATTTCGAGCCCGTGGCCGAGGCGCTGCGGCTGGGGCGGCAGGTGCTGGTGCTGCTCCCCGAAATCGCGCTGACCGAGAACTTCCTCGCCCGCTTTGCCGCCCGTTTCGGCGCGGCGCCGGTGCTGTGGCATTCCTCGCTGCGATCAACCGAGCGGCGGCGCGCATGGCGGGCGATTGCGGATGGTTCTGCGCAGGTGGTGGTCGGCGCGCGTTCGGCGCTGTTCCTGCCCTATGCCAACCTCGGGCTGATCGTGGTCGATGAAGCCCACGAGATCAGCTTCAAGCAGGATGACGGCGTGCGGTATAACGCCCGCGACGTTTCGGTGATGCGCGCGCGGTTCGAAAAGGTGCCGGTGATCCTCGCCAGCGCCACGCCCGCGCTGGAAAGCCTGCACATGGCGGATATCGGCGTCTACACGAAGCTCGACCTGCCCGCCCGTTTCGGCGGCGCGAGCCTGCCGAGCGTGCGGCTCATCAACCTTACCGAGGAAAAGCCCGGCAGCCAACGCTGGCTGGCGGGGCCGCTGGTCGATGCCCTGCGCGACCGGTTGGACAAGGGCGAGCAATCGCTGCTGTTCCTCAACCGCCGCGGCTATGCCCCGCTGACGCTGTGCAGGAATTGCGGACACCGCTTCAAATGCCCCTCGTGCAGCGCATGGCTGGTGGAACATCGCCTCTCCGCCCGCCTCGCCTGCCACCATTGCGGGTTCGAAACGCGGGTGCCCGAAGCCTGCCCCGAATGCGGCGAGAGCGACTGCCTCGTCGCCTGCGGCCCGGGGGTGGAGCGTATCGCTGCGGAAGTCGCCGACCTGTTCCCCGGCGCGCGGGTGGTGGTGGCAACGTCCGACACGCTCAACACCCCCGACCGCGCGGCGGAGTTCATCGCCATGGCGGAAGGGCGCGCGATCGACATCATCATCGGCACGCAGCTGGTCACCAAGGGCTTCCACTTCCCGGAACTCACGCTGGTGGGGGTGGTCGATGCCGATCTCGGCCTTGAAGGCGGAGACCTGCGCGCTGGCGAGCGCACCTATGCGCAGATCGCGCAGGTTGCGGGCCGTGCCGGGCGCGGAGCCAAGGCGGGCGAGGTGCTGATCCAGACCCGCCACCCCGATGCCCCCGTCATCGCCGCGCTGGCCGACGGCGACCGCGACGCCTTCTACGCCGCCGAGACGCAAGGCCGCCGCGATGCCGGCGCGCCGCCATTCGGGCGCTGGGCAGCGATCATCCTCTCTTCCGAGGACGAAAAGGAAGCGCGCGAGGCGGCGGTGCGGCTGGGAGATGTGCGCCCGCGCCTCGCGGATGTGCAGATCCTCGGCCCCGCCCCCGCCCCGCTCGCCCTGCTGCGCGGGCGCTATCGCTATCGCTTTCTGGTGAACGCCAAGCGCAGCGCCAATCTGCAAGCGGTGCTGCGCGACTGGATCGCAGGCGTGAACTTCGCCCCCGGCGTGCGGGTGGGCGTGGATATTGACCCCTATTCCTTTGTCTGA
- a CDS encoding cryptochrome/photolyase family protein — protein MTRPILVPILGDQLSRNLASLDGLTPSETCILMMEVWDEATYVKHHKQKIVLIFAAMRHFAEELRAEGWQVDYVRLDDPANTGSFTGEVARACERHAPSEVRVTECGEWRVARAMEEWEGRFPCPVSILPDTRFIASHADFRKFADGRKHLTMEYFYREMRRKTGLLMEGEKPVSGVWNLDSENREPPKEDLRARPTPKFAPDAITQEVIELVGQRFADHFGDLEPFGWPVTRTQALEAAEAFFARRLSLFGPYQDAMVHGSDDLYHSMLSTSLNIGLLDPLELCQRAEAEYRAGRAPLNSVEGFIRQIIGWREYVRGFYWYTMPGLAEANELAATRPLPEFFWTGKTDMRCLSDCIRTTREDAHAHHIQRLMVLGNFCLTAGINPQEVADWYLAVYADAFEWVELPNVAGMVLYADGGRLATKPYAASGNYINKMSDYCKTCRYKVAQKTGPNACPFNPLYWHFMDANRARLESNHRIGRIFATWDRMGEAKQAEYLESAEKFLDSLEPARKSWARN, from the coding sequence ATGACCCGTCCCATCCTCGTGCCGATCCTCGGCGACCAGCTTTCGCGCAATCTTGCCAGCCTCGACGGCCTCACCCCGTCCGAAACCTGCATCCTGATGATGGAGGTGTGGGACGAGGCGACCTATGTGAAGCACCACAAGCAGAAGATCGTGCTGATCTTTGCGGCCATGCGCCACTTCGCCGAGGAGTTGCGTGCAGAGGGCTGGCAGGTCGATTACGTCCGCCTCGACGATCCCGCCAACACCGGCAGTTTCACCGGCGAGGTTGCCCGCGCCTGCGAACGCCACGCCCCGTCCGAAGTGCGCGTCACCGAGTGCGGCGAATGGCGCGTGGCCCGCGCGATGGAGGAGTGGGAGGGCCGCTTCCCCTGCCCGGTCAGCATCCTTCCCGACACCCGCTTCATCGCCAGTCACGCCGATTTCCGCAAATTCGCGGACGGTCGCAAGCACCTGACGATGGAGTATTTCTACCGCGAGATGCGCCGCAAGACGGGGCTGCTTATGGAGGGCGAAAAGCCCGTCAGCGGCGTCTGGAACCTCGACAGCGAGAACCGCGAGCCGCCCAAGGAGGACCTGCGCGCGCGCCCCACCCCCAAGTTCGCCCCCGATGCGATCACGCAGGAGGTGATCGAACTGGTCGGACAGCGCTTCGCCGATCACTTCGGTGATCTGGAACCCTTCGGCTGGCCCGTCACCCGCACACAGGCTCTGGAAGCCGCCGAGGCCTTCTTCGCCCGCCGCCTCAGCCTGTTCGGCCCCTATCAGGACGCGATGGTCCACGGGTCGGACGATCTCTACCACTCGATGCTCTCGACCAGCCTCAATATCGGGCTGCTCGACCCGCTGGAGCTGTGCCAGCGCGCCGAGGCCGAATATCGCGCAGGCCGCGCGCCGCTGAACTCGGTCGAGGGTTTTATCCGCCAGATCATCGGCTGGCGCGAATATGTGCGCGGGTTCTACTGGTACACCATGCCGGGGTTGGCCGAGGCGAACGAACTCGCCGCCACACGCCCGCTCCCCGAATTCTTCTGGACCGGCAAGACCGATATGCGCTGCCTGTCAGACTGCATCCGCACCACCCGCGAGGATGCCCACGCCCACCATATCCAGCGCCTGATGGTGCTCGGCAATTTCTGCCTTACCGCCGGGATCAACCCGCAAGAGGTCGCCGACTGGTATCTCGCCGTCTATGCCGATGCCTTCGAGTGGGTCGAGCTGCCCAATGTCGCCGGCATGGTGCTCTATGCCGATGGCGGCCGCCTTGCGACCAAGCCCTATGCGGCCAGCGGCAACTACATCAACAAGATGTCCGACTACTGCAAAACCTGCCGCTACAAGGTCGCCCAGAAGACCGGGCCGAACGCCTGCCCCTTCAACCCGCTCTACTGGCACTTCATGGACGCGAACCGGGCGCGGCTGGAGAGCAATCACCGGATCGGGCGCATCTTCGCCACCTGGGACCGCATGGGCGAGGCGAAGCAGGCCGAATATCTGGAAAGCGCGGAAAAGTTTCTCGACTCTCTCGAACCCGCGCGCAAAAGCTGGGCGCGAAACTGA
- a CDS encoding glutathione S-transferase family protein yields MLTIHHLRLSQSERIVWLAEELGIDYECKLYTRRTDNRLAPDEYKALHPMGIAPVITDGDLVLGESGAIMDYIIAKYAPDTALVPGVDHPDFADHLFYLHWANATFMTNGMMALVAQFMGAKELPPFVADRVAKGWAIVEKRLGEAEYFGGSQLTTADIMMGFQLTTSRAMSGMAIDGMPNLQAYLKRIGARPAYQRAMARCEPGMPPKLD; encoded by the coding sequence ATGCTGACCATCCACCACCTGCGCCTGTCGCAATCCGAACGCATCGTCTGGCTCGCCGAGGAACTGGGGATCGATTACGAGTGCAAACTCTACACCCGCCGCACCGATAACCGCCTCGCGCCCGATGAATACAAGGCGCTTCACCCGATGGGCATCGCCCCGGTGATCACTGACGGCGATCTGGTGCTGGGCGAAAGCGGCGCGATCATGGACTACATCATCGCCAAGTATGCGCCCGATACGGCGCTTGTGCCGGGCGTGGATCACCCCGATTTCGCCGACCACCTGTTCTACCTCCACTGGGCCAACGCGACCTTCATGACCAACGGCATGATGGCGCTGGTGGCGCAGTTCATGGGCGCCAAGGAGCTGCCGCCGTTTGTCGCCGACCGTGTGGCGAAAGGCTGGGCGATCGTCGAAAAGCGGCTGGGTGAAGCAGAGTATTTCGGCGGATCGCAGCTCACCACCGCCGACATCATGATGGGCTTCCAGCTGACGACGTCGCGGGCGATGAGCGGGATGGCGATTGACGGGATGCCGAACCTGCAAGCCTACCTGAAGCGCATCGGCGCGCGGCCCGCATATCAGCGCGCAATGGCGAGGTGCGAGCCGGGGATGCCGCCGAAGTTGGATTGA
- the ada gene encoding bifunctional DNA-binding transcriptional regulator/O6-methylguanine-DNA methyltransferase Ada, which translates to MKHLQNITDDDRWQIALAKDRRFDGAFVTGVHSTGIYCRPSCPARAPLRKNVRFYATSVQAEQVGLRPCKRCSPNTQSAEEACVLAAIAAIRAAGEQGAAMTLEALSDLTGYTPTHFQRLFKRTVGLSPAAFAKALREERVRAALGQGLSVTEALSKAGYGGSEQFYTETKGRLGMKPVDWSRGGAGKRVHWAVLPTSLGAMLVAATDKGVCCLAFGEGEPELRARFPKAELFAAGEDFRALFAQVVEAVEQPGPGSAAIPLDVKGTAFQQRVWEELRRIPSGETRSYGELAAALGNPKASRAVGGANGANHVAVLIPCHRVIAADGTLGGYAYGLQIKAELLKREGR; encoded by the coding sequence GTGAAACATTTGCAGAACATCACCGATGATGACCGATGGCAGATCGCGCTGGCCAAGGACCGGCGGTTCGACGGGGCCTTTGTCACCGGCGTGCATTCGACCGGCATCTATTGCCGCCCCTCGTGTCCGGCGCGGGCACCTTTGCGCAAGAATGTGCGGTTCTATGCGACCTCGGTGCAGGCGGAGCAGGTGGGCCTAAGGCCTTGTAAACGCTGCTCTCCCAACACCCAAAGCGCTGAAGAGGCTTGCGTGTTGGCGGCGATTGCGGCGATCCGGGCGGCGGGAGAACAGGGGGCCGCGATGACGCTGGAGGCGCTGTCCGACCTCACGGGCTACACCCCCACGCACTTCCAGCGCCTTTTCAAACGCACCGTCGGCCTGTCGCCCGCCGCCTTCGCCAAGGCCCTGCGCGAGGAGCGGGTGCGGGCGGCACTTGGGCAGGGTCTAAGCGTGACCGAGGCCCTGTCAAAGGCGGGCTACGGGGGGTCTGAACAATTCTACACCGAAACGAAAGGCAGGCTGGGAATGAAGCCGGTTGACTGGAGCCGCGGCGGCGCGGGCAAGCGGGTGCATTGGGCGGTATTGCCGACCTCGCTGGGCGCAATGCTGGTCGCCGCGACCGACAAGGGCGTGTGCTGCCTGGCCTTCGGCGAGGGCGAGCCAGAACTGCGCGCCCGCTTTCCGAAGGCCGAGCTGTTCGCTGCGGGCGAGGATTTTAGGGCGCTATTCGCTCAGGTTGTGGAGGCGGTCGAGCAGCCGGGGCCGGGCTCCGCCGCGATCCCGCTCGACGTGAAAGGCACCGCCTTCCAGCAGCGCGTCTGGGAAGAACTGCGCCGCATTCCTTCGGGCGAGACGCGGTCGTATGGGGAGTTGGCAGCGGCATTGGGCAACCCCAAGGCCAGCCGCGCGGTCGGCGGGGCGAACGGGGCGAACCATGTGGCGGTCCTGATCCCCTGCCACCGGGTGATTGCGGCGGACGGCACATTGGGCGGCTATGCCTATGGATTGCAGATCAAGGCGGAGTTGTTGAAGCGGGAGGGGCGGTGA
- a CDS encoding F0F1 ATP synthase subunit delta yields MDISAGIKASLAGRYASALFDLAAENGKVTAVEKDLETLGAALAESGDLAALTTNPELGRDVAGAAMAAVVKKLKLSALTGNFIGVLAANRRLGKLPAIISAFKAIAAAQRGEVTATVTSAHPLSDDQIAALKTKLTAREGRTVMLTASVDPDLLGGLVVTIGSQRIDASIRTRLNSLAQAMKA; encoded by the coding sequence GTGGATATTTCCGCCGGTATCAAGGCTAGCCTGGCTGGACGCTATGCCTCGGCCCTGTTCGATCTCGCCGCCGAAAACGGCAAGGTGACTGCGGTCGAGAAGGATCTCGAGACGCTGGGCGCTGCCCTGGCCGAATCGGGCGATCTGGCAGCGTTGACCACCAATCCCGAACTGGGCCGCGATGTCGCTGGCGCAGCGATGGCGGCGGTGGTCAAGAAGCTGAAACTTTCGGCCCTGACCGGCAATTTCATCGGCGTGCTCGCGGCCAATCGCCGGCTGGGCAAGCTGCCCGCGATCATCTCCGCCTTCAAGGCGATTGCTGCGGCCCAGCGCGGTGAAGTGACCGCCACAGTCACCAGCGCCCACCCGCTCAGCGACGACCAGATCGCCGCTCTCAAGACCAAGCTGACGGCACGCGAAGGCCGCACCGTCATGCTCACCGCCTCGGTCGATCCCGACCTTCTGGGCGGCCTCGTCGTCACCATCGGTTCGCAGCGCATTGATGCCTCGATCCGCACCCGTCTCAACTCGCTTGCCCAAGCCATGAAGGCCTAA